In Acidobacteriota bacterium, the DNA window TCTCCGGGGGCGTTGGGCAGGGGTTCCCAGGGCGCCAGGTTGCCGGTTCTCAGCACTTCCCGGGTGCTTTCGAAGTAGCGTACGGCCAGCCGTCCCATCAGGTAAGTGAAGCTTCCGCCCAGCATGACTCCGATGAGTTTCTTTTGACGCGGATACTTCTGGCGCAACTTATGTCCCATCTGGCGGGCCAGAATCCCGGCCGTCAGCATGGGAAGCAGCTCGCGCGCCCGATCCCGGTTGAGTTCGCATCCGAAGGCCCGGGCGATCCTGAGGATCATAGCCGTCTGAATGGCCGCGTTGGGCAGCAGGTCGCTGACCGGAATGGGAACGATGCCTACCAGACCGACCGCGAAAGCGGCCTGAGTAATGATGCCCCGGCATAGCGTGCTGCGGAACTCGGGAAAGCTCTGCGCCAGCGGGTAAAGCGCCTTGGGACAAGCGGTGACCATGGCCTTGAGCAGGTTGTCGAGGGTGGAGGGGTCGTAAACCGAGGTGGAAAAGACGCTGCTGCGCAGGACGCTCTTGGCCTCTTTGACACGATCTCCAGCATTGTCGACCAGGTCGATCTTGTTGAGGACGACCAGGATGGGCTTGTCCAGCTCGCGCAGTTTCTCGAGGATCTGCTGGGTCAGGTCGGAAACGCCATAGCGGGCGTCCAGCACCAGCACGATCAGGTCGGCTTCGGCCATCTCGGGCGGGGTGCGGTCGCTGCCGTAGCCCAGGAATTCCTCCAGTCCCGGCGTTTCCACCACCGTGAAGATGGGATCGGCGTCGCGGGCTTTCTTCTGCAGGATGGCGCCGAGCAGGGAGGTCTTGCCGGTCTGAGAAGGTCCGGTGACGGCG includes these proteins:
- a CDS encoding GTP-binding protein: MHQTTERRLPHEIDVFAKLRQDAPPRLLEFLDQALVFFPEEFRYRLKQVIDTLPEEGDNMQKILEVVRAQWKDIQSERLVQIAVTGPSQTGKTSLLGAILQKKARDADPIFTVVETPGLEEFLGYGSDRTPPEMAEADLIVLVLDARYGVSDLTQQILEKLRELDKPILVVLNKIDLVDNAGDRVKEAKSVLRSSVFSTSVYDPSTLDNLLKAMVTACPKALYPLAQSFPEFRSTLCRGIITQAAFAVGLVGIVPIPVSDLLPNAAIQTAMILRIARAFGCELNRDRARELLPMLTAGILARQMGHKLRQKYPRQKKLIGVMLGGSFTYLMGRLAVRYFESTREVLRTGNLAPWEPLPNAPGETSP